The nucleotide window GAAGCGTTGACAATAAGCATGGATTTGTCTTTAAAGCATTTGATTTCCGTAGCTACAGCTCCGGCCGTTAATGAATTCTTTTCTACGTCAACATTCTTCGGATCGATCATACATCCGTTTTTATCTTTTACATTGATGGTGTATTGATCGGCTGTTAATCCGGAGAATTTATAGGTCGAAGCGTATTGTGATTCCGAATAACTTCCTCCGGAAGAGAAACTGTAAGGAGCAATACCTCCGGTAACGGTGATCTGTATGGTTCCGTCCGGAGCTTTACAGCTTTCAGGTTTAATTTTCAGATCACCTGAAACCAATAATTTTTCCGGTTGATTGATCACAATGGGAGACATTTCCTTTAGGCAATTGTAATCATCCCTGACGGAAAGCTTATAGCTTTTGGCTTTCAGTCCTGCAAATATGGGACTAGTTCCGTTATCGATAGGACTGGTTCCGTCAATATTACTTAAGGTATATTTATAGGTGGACGATATAGTGCCCCCTATTACTTCTGTAACATTGATACTTCCGTTGGATTCATCAAAGCAAACCACATCCGTAGGTGTTACAGTTTTTATTTCGATATCTGCAGGTTGAGTGATCTCTAATGCACCTGAATTAGCTGTACATTGATTGTTGTCTTCAACAGTGACAGAGTAAAATCCGGGTACTAAGCCTTCAAAAGTGCCTGATGCCTGTGTATGTGTAACCGAACTGTATGTTAAGGAATATTGATAAGGATTCTGTGCATCGGCTTTTCCTCCTTTAGCCGCTACGATCACTTTACCTGTAAGGTTTCCGTAGCATTTGATGTCTTCTTTGGTACGTGTTTCAAATTCAAGCACATCAGGTTCTCCGATCGTTACATTGCTTAAGGGAGAAGGTGTACATTTGGTCACGTCATCTTTGATGGATATAGCATAGGTTCCTTTGATCAGGCCTTCCATTTTATAAGGATTGGTTCCTGTGGCTGTATGGATAGCGCTTGAGGCTGTGTTGGTTGCAGTGACTGTATAATTCCCTGAACCTCCTGATACGGAAGCAATGGATATTTCTCCGGTACCTTCCCCATTACAAAGTACATCCTTCGGAGTTACGGAACCTGTCAAAATTTCGGGGAACAGGATCAATTCGATAGGCTCGGGATAATCGTATACACAACCGTTGGCCTGTTCCATAACCTTGGCCTGATATGTGCCTGCCGGTAGGTTATTGAATCTCCCGGTAATATTTTGTGGAGGATTATTACCTCCGGTAAGCGTATAAGTATATCTTCCGGCAGTACCTCCGGTTAAGTTAAAATGAATGTAACCGCTGTTGGTAGTACCATAACATAAGCTTGAGGAATCAGCTACAGATAACCCGAATTCAGTACCTACATTGGGGACAACTATTTCATAAGGATAGGCGTAAGCGCATGTCTGCATCCCATTGACATTATCGGTCAGTTCGAGTTTATAGGTGCCTGCCAACAGGCCGGAAATCTGTATCCTGTCGGAGAAATTACCATTCTTTATGGGCGTATAACCGTCATCCTCATTTTTAATGAATAATTCGTAATCCAAAGAGGTGCCGTCTCCATAAGCCGCAATAGTTATTTTTCCGGATGCTTCTCCGTAACACAATGCTCCGGATGTTTTTACGGATTGAACCACAATCGGGTCGGGTTGTTCGATGGTAATGGTATCTGATAACATGCATGTACTACCTATCTCACCGGCCAAGACCGCGTAGGTACCGGCAGACGCCCTGTCATCAAAAATAAAATCTTCATTTGTCCCCTGACCATCTCCTAAAGATTTACGTTGAACTGTAGCCCCAGTCACAGCGTCAACTAAAGAGAACCACTCTCCTTTTTCAGGATCACTAACATTGACCTTTACCACTCCTTGATCACCGGAAGGGATTATGTTGGCAGGGTTACAAGTATAATCGCCAGCAGAGACAGTTATAGTGGCTCCTGTTTCAATAGGTGAAATAGAAATGATATAACTTGTTTCACAGGTTGCATCCTCTTTAAACCTTACTTTGATAGTATATTGTCCTACAGGACAATTAACAAACATAGCCGTATCAATAGGGCCGTCTCTCCAATCCCTGAAATATATTTGACTTTGATTTGAAGGAATTATTCCCCTGGCATAATATTCCAAATCTTTTCTGGAAGGATTATTTATCGAGATTTCCATCGCTCCGGTTTCTCCTGAGTTACAAGTCAATGTGGGAGTGGTGATCTTTTTAAAAGACAATGATTGAGGCGCTTCTATCGTGAAAGATAGATCTTTGCTGCAATAACCGTCATTATATAATACAGTAGTAGTATATTTACCCGTATCCAAACTGGCAAAATGATTGGTGGTTTGATTGGCTACTTCGCCAAAACCATCTTTCATCAATATATAAGATGATGGGATAATACCTCCTTTCACATCTATTTTGATCTCACCATTTTTAGCCAGTGCGTTACATCCTGAAACATGCTTGAAATCAAATGTATCTATAGCAATAATAGGGCAAGCTTTAGCAAGATATGTATCAATACCTTGGTTGGTATAAGTATCATCTCCAATAGTGATACCTGAATTGAACCCCCCTATTATTTTAAATCCTTTTGCTGAAAAGACAATCCCCTTTGTGTCAGATGCACCTGATATCCCGGGAACTGCACCTACCGCATTGAAAGACTTATCTTCATCATCCATCATATATGAAGCCACAAACATACCTGCTGTTACCACATCTTTATTAAAAGTAACTGTTCCATTAATTTTCCCGGTAATATATAATACATCGTTTTGCAGTTCCAAACCATATAGATTATTATCCCCGGTTGATGAAATGGATGTTCCATAAATGGAATTATTATCAATAGAATTTGCCAAAGGATTAGTTGAAATGATATAAATATCCTTAGATCCTGAAGTATGGTTTAATCCTAAAGATTTGCCGGCAAAGGCCAGATCCCCATTTTCAAATAACCCAGCCATGAACAAAACACCTTTCGAATCCATTTTTATGGATTTTACTGAGGTCGGACTTGAACTTGAACTGATCTCCGCCCACTGATATTTTCCGTTTGTATCTAATGAGATTAGTTGGATGTAGTTTACAGTAGATGGAGATTGTATTTCATAACTTGTCTCAGTTGCATCTTTAATATTGATATTCCCTTTTCCGGTATTTACAACATAATAATTATCATCTGTTGCTACCACGTTACTGACCAATGAAGAATTACTAAAACTGGTATGCCATAAATAATTTCCGTTTGTGTCATATTTGGCAAGAAATCCCACCGCTCCAGTTAAAACAGTATTATCAAAAGGCGGGAATCCGGCATCTCCGAAGATAAGAGTTCCACTGACCAGTATATTACCTGAATTATCTGTAGACAATCCGGTAAGAAGCAGCATTCCGGTTCCACCTACGATGTGAAAAGCCTGCAACGCTGTACCGGTTTGTTTATCATATTTTGCTAAAAAAATATCTGTATTACCCAACGATACCAAAGTATCTTTTCCGATAATACAGGAATCGCTAAAACATCCGGCAACAAACAGAGCTTCGTCGGTTAAGGTGAGATTTGATACGTAATCGG belongs to Bacteroidales bacterium and includes:
- a CDS encoding T9SS type A sorting domain-containing protein; protein product: MKKYLLLIYCSLFISHSLFSQQWMGSVHISGAGNEISEAIIADELQNTYVSGNFTQEIKFLTETVVSKGAADIFVIKYDDNNEELWHTTIGSKQTDYVSNLTLTDEALFVAGCFSDSCIIGKDTLVSLGNTDIFLAKYDKQTGTALQAFHIVGGTGMLLLTGLSTDNSGNILVSGTLIFGDAGFPPFDNTVLTGAVGFLAKYDTNGNYLWHTSFSNSSLVSNVVATDDNYYVVNTGKGNINIKDATETSYEIQSPSTVNYIQLISLDTNGKYQWAEISSSSSPTSVKSIKMDSKGVLFMAGLFENGDLAFAGKSLGLNHTSGSKDIYIISTNPLANSIDNNSIYGTSISSTGDNNLYGLELQNDVLYITGKINGTVTFNKDVVTAGMFVASYMMDDEDKSFNAVGAVPGISGASDTKGIVFSAKGFKIIGGFNSGITIGDDTYTNQGIDTYLAKACPIIAIDTFDFKHVSGCNALAKNGEIKIDVKGGIIPSSYILMKDGFGEVANQTTNHFASLDTGKYTTTVLYNDGYCSKDLSFTIEAPQSLSFKKITTPTLTCNSGETGAMEISINNPSRKDLEYYARGIIPSNQSQIYFRDWRDGPIDTAMFVNCPVGQYTIKVRFKEDATCETSYIISISPIETGATITVSAGDYTCNPANIIPSGDQGVVKVNVSDPEKGEWFSLVDAVTGATVQRKSLGDGQGTNEDFIFDDRASAGTYAVLAGEIGSTCMLSDTITIEQPDPIVVQSVKTSGALCYGEASGKITIAAYGDGTSLDYELFIKNEDDGYTPIKNGNFSDRIQISGLLAGTYKLELTDNVNGMQTCAYAYPYEIVVPNVGTEFGLSVADSSSLCYGTTNSGYIHFNLTGGTAGRYTYTLTGGNNPPQNITGRFNNLPAGTYQAKVMEQANGCVYDYPEPIELILFPEILTGSVTPKDVLCNGEGTGEISIASVSGGSGNYTVTATNTASSAIHTATGTNPYKMEGLIKGTYAISIKDDVTKCTPSPLSNVTIGEPDVLEFETRTKEDIKCYGNLTGKVIVAAKGGKADAQNPYQYSLTYSSVTHTQASGTFEGLVPGFYSVTVEDNNQCTANSGALEITQPADIEIKTVTPTDVVCFDESNGSINVTEVIGGTISSTYKYTLSNIDGTSPIDNGTSPIFAGLKAKSYKLSVRDDYNCLKEMSPIVINQPEKLLVSGDLKIKPESCKAPDGTIQITVTGGIAPYSFSSGGSYSESQYASTYKFSGLTADQYTINVKDKNGCMIDPKNVDVEKNSLTAGAVATEIKCFKDKSMLIVNASSSHAAEMKSFSLYKGGTLFKEETSAVFNNLEAGSYYVAVVDTNGCTVTTPTVLITRPDQIDVSVDMKSASGQTVADGALTVKVSGGTPFDGDKYKFVLKSNSELVADILTTSPNTFGNLLPARYGIEIWDKNDCSLGTMDEVDIKTGIRNKDANELKLYPNPSDGRFYIQWSQEKDMSLNVEIFNMAGKLVYKNVVPVGAGTSETLIDISGQSKGTYILRVRELNVQQKLIIQ